A window of Longimicrobium sp. contains these coding sequences:
- a CDS encoding SPOR domain-containing protein — translation MTDPHALAGTPDRGPSAPTFFDPSFERLPAPVSGDSATPGPVLLLFDRDADRDWVADAAVALATGWHAAGRRTVLADLCLDDPFLHERIGMPNQEGVVDIFLYGASLARSARAVPGRGFYLISSGTYTPDAGEVLRSPRWEKIVAGFRDANAALLLFAPSDAPELAAIGRFADDAIVLGGGDGPGALPASVAGVATRAWLAPPRTDGDRAPAAAPATPADRFPEPEPVSPWNAPPGSYTPPAPAFEATGILPTAAAAAHVPPAGIPAPEADWREPEAPKKKRISPVLLVLLLIVLLAALAMVLAPRLGISIPFLAPAAADEAPAPAPKQAAAVPTAQRGPPQPQGAALPYSVYVANYQSFAEASRFAAQASGKFSEARFFVFPEPKDGVVWWRVMAGMAADTTAVLALRDRLLAAGLVDEDEVGGRYDLIQSRPLAYEVGEFATIQEATARGEELANREIPVYVTPVPYSDGTERWKVYAGAYRDSASAAPMKSKLESARIPVKMVERTGRPPASPK, via the coding sequence ATGACCGATCCGCACGCGCTCGCCGGCACTCCAGACCGGGGCCCCTCCGCGCCCACGTTCTTCGACCCGTCGTTCGAGCGGCTTCCCGCTCCGGTGTCGGGCGATTCGGCCACGCCCGGGCCCGTGCTGCTGCTCTTCGACCGCGACGCCGACCGCGACTGGGTGGCCGACGCGGCGGTGGCGCTGGCCACCGGGTGGCACGCCGCCGGGCGCCGCACGGTGCTCGCCGACCTGTGCCTGGACGATCCCTTCCTGCACGAGCGGATCGGGATGCCCAACCAGGAGGGCGTCGTCGACATCTTTTTGTACGGCGCCTCCCTGGCCCGCAGCGCGCGCGCCGTCCCGGGGCGCGGCTTCTACCTGATCTCCAGCGGTACCTACACCCCCGACGCGGGCGAGGTGCTGCGCAGCCCCCGCTGGGAAAAGATCGTCGCCGGGTTCCGCGACGCGAACGCGGCCCTGCTGCTCTTTGCCCCCTCCGACGCGCCCGAGCTCGCCGCCATCGGCCGGTTCGCCGACGATGCCATCGTCCTCGGCGGCGGGGACGGCCCCGGCGCCCTCCCCGCCTCCGTCGCCGGCGTGGCGACGCGCGCCTGGCTGGCCCCGCCGCGCACGGACGGCGACCGCGCCCCCGCCGCCGCACCCGCCACCCCGGCCGACCGCTTTCCCGAGCCGGAGCCGGTGTCGCCGTGGAACGCGCCCCCCGGCAGCTACACGCCTCCGGCGCCCGCGTTCGAAGCCACGGGCATCCTGCCGACCGCCGCGGCGGCGGCGCACGTCCCCCCGGCCGGCATCCCCGCGCCCGAGGCGGACTGGCGCGAGCCCGAGGCACCGAAGAAGAAGCGTATCTCGCCCGTGCTGCTGGTGCTGCTGCTGATCGTGCTGCTGGCGGCGCTCGCCATGGTGCTGGCGCCGCGGCTGGGCATCTCCATTCCCTTCCTGGCTCCCGCGGCCGCCGACGAGGCCCCCGCCCCCGCGCCCAAGCAGGCCGCGGCGGTCCCGACCGCGCAGCGCGGGCCGCCGCAGCCGCAGGGCGCGGCGCTGCCGTATTCCGTGTACGTGGCCAACTACCAGAGCTTCGCCGAGGCGTCGCGCTTTGCGGCCCAGGCGTCGGGCAAGTTTTCCGAGGCCCGGTTCTTCGTCTTTCCCGAGCCCAAGGACGGGGTGGTCTGGTGGCGGGTGATGGCGGGGATGGCCGCCGACACCACGGCCGTCCTGGCGCTCCGCGACCGCCTGCTGGCTGCGGGCCTGGTGGACGAAGACGAGGTCGGCGGCCGGTACGACCTCATCCAGTCTCGTCCCCTGGCCTACGAGGTGGGCGAGTTCGCCACCATTCAGGAGGCCACCGCGCGCGGGGAGGAGCTGGCGAACCGCGAAATTCCCGTGTACGTGACGCCGGTTCCCTACTCGGATGGCACGGAGCGGTGGAAGGTGTACGCCGGGGCCTACCGCGACAGCGCCAGCGCGGCGCCCATGAAGTCCAAGCTGGAAAGCGCCCGGATCCCCGTTAAAATGGTGGAACGCACGGGACGCCCCCCCGCCTCCCCGAAATGA
- the rsfS gene encoding ribosome silencing factor, giving the protein MPASSTPPSLPREVERAVELLFDRKAQDVVALDLRKLSTATDFFLIATGTSDTHVASIADHVVTELKTEGVRPLNVEGERGGRWVLVDYFDFVVHVFHPAAREFYQLERLWGDAPLHKMEPRAA; this is encoded by the coding sequence ATGCCCGCTAGCTCGACGCCGCCCAGCCTGCCCCGCGAGGTGGAGCGCGCGGTGGAGCTGCTGTTCGACCGCAAGGCCCAGGACGTCGTGGCGCTGGACCTGCGCAAGCTTTCCACGGCCACCGACTTCTTCTTGATCGCCACCGGCACCTCCGACACGCACGTGGCCTCCATCGCCGACCACGTGGTGACGGAGCTGAAGACCGAGGGTGTCCGCCCGCTGAACGTGGAGGGCGAGCGCGGCGGCCGCTGGGTGCTGGTGGACTACTTCGACTTCGTGGTGCACGTCTTCCACCCCGCTGCCCGCGAGTTCTACCAGCTGGAGCGGCTGTGGGGCGACGCGCCCCTGCACAAGATGGAGCCCCGCGCCGCGTAG
- the rplI gene encoding 50S ribosomal protein L9 yields the protein MQVILRDGLENLGEVGDVVDVRPGYARNYLIPKGLAYEATKANVRRIEAEKAAQTRREGETLNEARQRASAIEGVSLTFHARAGQEGKLFGSITSADIADKLAEQGVQIDRRTIELDEPIKSLGVTSVPVRLHPQVRPEIKVWVIAED from the coding sequence ATGCAGGTGATTCTTCGGGACGGTCTCGAAAACCTGGGCGAGGTGGGCGACGTCGTAGACGTGCGGCCCGGCTATGCCCGCAACTACCTGATCCCCAAGGGGCTGGCGTACGAGGCCACCAAGGCCAACGTGCGCCGCATCGAGGCCGAGAAGGCCGCCCAGACCCGCCGCGAGGGCGAGACGCTGAACGAGGCGCGCCAGCGCGCTTCGGCCATCGAGGGCGTGTCGCTCACCTTCCACGCCCGCGCGGGCCAGGAAGGCAAGCTGTTCGGCTCCATCACGTCGGCCGACATCGCCGACAAGCTGGCCGAGCAGGGGGTTCAGATCGACCGCCGCACCATCGAGCTGGACGAGCCCATCAAGTCGCTGGGCGTCACCAGCGTCCCCGTGCGCCTGCACCCGCAGGTTCGCCCGGAGATCAAGGTGTGGGTGATCGCCGAGGACTGA
- the rpsR gene encoding 30S ribosomal protein S18, whose protein sequence is MRGGRKACPMCEGAVRNIDYKDESTLSRFITERGKILPRRISGMCARHQRQVGTAIKRGRYLALLPYIAGHEA, encoded by the coding sequence ATGCGCGGTGGACGCAAGGCGTGCCCCATGTGCGAGGGCGCCGTTCGGAATATCGACTACAAGGACGAGAGCACGCTCTCCCGCTTCATCACCGAGCGCGGCAAGATCCTGCCGCGGCGGATCAGCGGGATGTGCGCGCGGCACCAGCGGCAGGTGGGCACCGCCATCAAGCGCGGACGCTACCTGGCCCTGCTGCCGTACATCGCCGGCCACGAGGCGTAA
- the rpsF gene encoding 30S ribosomal protein S6, producing MRDYEIVYIFGPELEEEQVNEKLERFHGLLTGANGGEITATDHWGRRQLAYEVERQNSGYYVVEHFRAPGEALPEFERALKLDETVLRYLVVVNEGDLPTTPVPPRERRDDESEDEAEG from the coding sequence TTGAGGGACTACGAGATCGTGTACATCTTCGGGCCCGAGCTCGAAGAGGAGCAGGTGAACGAGAAGCTGGAACGCTTCCACGGCCTGCTGACGGGCGCCAACGGCGGCGAGATCACCGCCACCGACCATTGGGGCCGCCGCCAGCTTGCCTACGAGGTAGAGCGCCAGAACAGCGGCTACTACGTGGTGGAGCACTTCCGCGCGCCCGGCGAGGCGCTGCCGGAGTTCGAGCGTGCGCTCAAGCTGGATGAAACCGTTCTCCGCTACCTGGTGGTGGTGAACGAGGGCGACCTGCCCACCACGCCGGTGCCCCCCCGGGAGCGCCGCGATGACGAGTCCGAGGACGAGGCGGAGGGCTGA
- a CDS encoding DUF411 domain-containing protein: protein MRSVIAPRRLARAAALLVLSAAGACGSRGGESAPPPAEGAAAPQQAAQAAAPAVNAGGVKMVVYKTPTCGCCRAWVDHAKAAGFDVQVVDTANVDPVKREQGVPGHLGSCHTAVVDGFVIEGHVPAADVVRLLREKPQGVAGLAVPGMPRGSPGMEVPGGASDPYDVIAFSKEGRVSVFETH, encoded by the coding sequence ATGAGATCCGTCATCGCTCCGCGCCGGCTGGCCCGGGCCGCCGCGCTCCTCGTGCTCTCCGCCGCCGGGGCCTGCGGCTCGCGCGGCGGCGAATCCGCGCCGCCCCCCGCCGAGGGTGCCGCCGCCCCGCAGCAGGCCGCGCAGGCCGCCGCGCCCGCGGTGAACGCCGGGGGAGTCAAGATGGTGGTGTACAAGACGCCGACCTGCGGGTGCTGCCGCGCGTGGGTGGACCACGCAAAAGCCGCCGGGTTCGACGTGCAGGTGGTAGACACCGCCAACGTCGATCCCGTGAAGCGGGAGCAGGGCGTTCCCGGTCACCTGGGCTCGTGCCACACGGCCGTGGTGGACGGCTTCGTGATCGAGGGCCACGTGCCGGCCGCAGATGTCGTGCGCCTGCTGCGCGAAAAGCCGCAGGGCGTCGCCGGCCTGGCGGTGCCCGGAATGCCGCGCGGCTCCCCGGGAATGGAGGTGCCCGGCGGCGCGAGCGATCCCTACGACGTGATCGCGTTCAGCAAGGAAGGGCGCGTGTCGGTGTTCGAGACGCACTGA
- the tyrS gene encoding tyrosine--tRNA ligase, producing the protein MPAANLYDELKSRGLLFDATEGARAATESEKLTAYIGFDPTAASLHVGSLLPVMALVHLQRHGHRPIAIVGGGTGMIGDPSGKTAERKLQTREQVAENMAGLRGQLERFLDFTGPGAARVIDNGDWLTAISFVDFLRDVGKHFTINYMTAKESVKRRLEQEDGLSYTEFSYMLLQSYDYLVLNEREGCLLQLGGSDQWGNITAGIELIRRVRGVRAHGMVMPLVTTSAGVKFGKTEAGTIWLDANLTSPYRFYQFWLNTDDQDVARYLKYFTLLPVEDIDDAVQAHTAEPHRRTAQRLLAAEVTRTVHGADELAKAERASALLFGGGSVQGLSAAEIVEVLNEVPSSDAPAGIGDGVLLSDLLMQAGFASSRAEARRLIAGGGVYLNDAARAADDRVTREDAIEGQVIVLRKGKRSYHVIRCG; encoded by the coding sequence GTGCCCGCCGCGAACCTGTACGATGAACTGAAGTCGAGAGGGCTGCTCTTCGACGCCACCGAGGGCGCGCGCGCCGCGACCGAGTCGGAGAAGCTGACGGCGTACATCGGGTTCGATCCCACCGCGGCCAGCCTGCACGTGGGATCGCTGCTGCCGGTGATGGCGCTCGTTCACCTTCAGCGTCACGGGCACCGGCCCATTGCCATCGTGGGCGGCGGCACCGGGATGATCGGCGACCCCAGCGGCAAGACGGCCGAGCGCAAGCTGCAGACGCGCGAGCAGGTGGCCGAGAACATGGCCGGGCTCCGCGGGCAGCTGGAGCGGTTCCTGGACTTCACCGGTCCCGGCGCCGCCCGGGTGATCGACAACGGCGACTGGCTCACGGCCATCTCGTTCGTCGACTTCCTGCGCGACGTCGGCAAGCACTTCACCATCAACTACATGACGGCGAAGGAGTCGGTAAAGCGGCGGCTGGAGCAGGAGGACGGGCTTTCGTACACCGAGTTCAGCTACATGCTGCTGCAGTCGTACGATTACCTGGTGCTGAACGAGCGCGAGGGATGCCTGCTGCAGCTGGGCGGCAGCGACCAGTGGGGCAACATCACCGCGGGCATCGAGCTGATCCGTCGCGTGCGCGGCGTTCGGGCGCACGGGATGGTGATGCCGCTGGTGACGACGTCGGCCGGGGTGAAGTTCGGCAAGACCGAGGCGGGCACCATCTGGCTCGACGCGAACCTCACGTCGCCGTACCGCTTCTACCAGTTCTGGCTGAACACCGACGACCAGGACGTGGCCAGGTACCTGAAGTACTTCACCCTGCTGCCCGTGGAAGACATCGACGACGCGGTGCAGGCGCACACGGCCGAGCCGCACCGGCGTACGGCCCAGCGCCTGCTGGCCGCGGAGGTGACGCGCACGGTGCACGGCGCGGACGAGCTGGCGAAGGCGGAGCGGGCGTCGGCGCTGCTGTTCGGAGGCGGCAGCGTGCAGGGGCTGAGCGCCGCCGAGATCGTCGAGGTGCTGAACGAGGTGCCCTCGAGCGACGCGCCCGCGGGGATCGGCGACGGCGTGCTCCTTTCGGACCTGCTGATGCAGGCCGGCTTCGCGTCTTCGCGCGCCGAGGCCCGGCGGCTGATCGCGGGCGGCGGCGTGTACCTGAACGACGCGGCGCGCGCGGCGGACGACCGGGTCACGCGCGAGGACGCCATCGAGGGCCAGGTGATCGTGCTGCGAAAGGGCAAGCGCAGCTACCACGTGATCCGCTGCGGCTGA
- a CDS encoding signal peptidase II: MSEAPTRLQHIVLRLMGERRTVHRPGASRGRRASDHQPMHGWRPAFILACAVALVDWATKFAIASTIPLEGFREVVPGRVAFWHVRNPYMILGLWDNLPLAGRKVLAVVAALLAVLVLVQIVGRAHRLARNHQRWAWLFVGLICGGMVGNLGERVIHWGVTDYLSFRWGEYWLPPGNVADIALFAAIPLAVPVIVFEMMGRRRRGRAHPQPSSRAAPSPRS, translated from the coding sequence GTGAGCGAAGCCCCGACACGCCTTCAGCACATCGTGCTCCGCCTGATGGGCGAGCGACGGACCGTGCACCGTCCCGGCGCCAGCCGCGGCCGCCGCGCGTCCGACCACCAGCCCATGCACGGCTGGCGCCCCGCATTCATCCTGGCGTGCGCCGTGGCCCTGGTGGACTGGGCCACCAAGTTCGCAATCGCGTCGACCATCCCGCTCGAAGGCTTTCGCGAGGTGGTGCCCGGACGTGTGGCGTTCTGGCACGTGCGCAACCCTTACATGATCCTGGGGCTGTGGGACAACCTGCCGCTGGCTGGGCGCAAGGTGCTGGCGGTGGTGGCGGCGCTGCTCGCCGTGCTGGTGCTGGTGCAGATCGTGGGGCGGGCGCATCGCCTGGCGCGCAATCACCAGCGCTGGGCGTGGCTGTTCGTGGGGCTGATCTGTGGCGGCATGGTGGGCAACCTGGGCGAGCGCGTGATCCACTGGGGCGTCACCGACTACCTGTCGTTCCGCTGGGGCGAGTACTGGCTGCCGCCTGGCAACGTGGCCGACATCGCCCTGTTCGCGGCCATTCCGCTGGCCGTCCCGGTGATCGTTTTCGAGATGATGGGGCGGCGCCGGCGCGGCCGCGCCCACCCGCAACCGTCCAGCCGCGCCGCGCCTTCCCCCCGGTCCTGA
- the larE gene encoding ATP-dependent sacrificial sulfur transferase LarE: protein MVPEHKRHRLSSILRDCGSVVVGYSGGVDSVFLARIAVDVLGPQHVLAVTGKSDSIASWMEDTARDVAQRFGIPWLELETREMDDPRYAANPSNRCYFCKSELWTRLAELAAERGFGAVLDGSNADDVGDHRPGAVAATENAVRSPLLEAGLTKDEIRAWSRELGLPTWDQPAAPCLASRIPYGLSVTPERLRQIEQAEIGLRAMGFRDFRVRHHGTIARLEVHPSEIARVADHRVDIARAVRGAGFGRVLIDLQGYRRGSLNEGLAGGQLVQLGAFA, encoded by the coding sequence ATGGTACCCGAGCACAAGCGTCACCGCCTTTCCTCCATCCTCCGCGACTGCGGCTCCGTCGTCGTGGGCTACAGCGGCGGGGTGGATTCGGTGTTCCTGGCGCGCATCGCCGTGGACGTGCTGGGTCCGCAGCACGTGCTGGCGGTGACGGGAAAGAGCGACAGCATCGCGTCGTGGATGGAGGACACCGCGCGCGACGTGGCCCAGCGCTTCGGCATTCCCTGGCTGGAGCTGGAAACGCGGGAGATGGACGATCCGCGCTACGCGGCCAACCCCAGCAACCGCTGCTACTTCTGCAAGTCGGAGCTGTGGACGCGGCTGGCGGAGCTGGCGGCCGAGCGAGGGTTCGGCGCGGTGCTGGACGGCTCCAACGCCGACGATGTCGGGGATCACAGGCCCGGGGCCGTGGCGGCGACGGAGAACGCGGTGCGCTCGCCGCTGCTGGAGGCGGGGCTCACCAAGGACGAGATCCGCGCGTGGTCGCGCGAGCTGGGGCTGCCCACGTGGGACCAGCCTGCGGCGCCGTGCCTGGCTTCGCGCATTCCCTACGGCCTGTCCGTGACCCCCGAGCGGCTGCGGCAGATCGAGCAGGCCGAGATCGGGCTGCGGGCGATGGGGTTCCGCGACTTTCGCGTCCGCCACCACGGGACGATCGCGCGGCTGGAGGTGCACCCGTCCGAGATCGCCCGCGTCGCCGATCATCGGGTCGACATTGCTCGCGCGGTACGCGGCGCCGGGTTCGGGCGCGTGCTGATCGACCTGCAGGGCTACCGCCGCGGCTCGCTGAACGAGGGGCTGGCGGGCGGGCAGCTGGTGCAGCTGGGGGCGTTCGCATGA
- a CDS encoding aminotransferase class V-fold PLP-dependent enzyme produces MDDGAVYLDYAATSAVRPEPVIAAVTEYLRGIGATPGRAGHRRAVEAGRIVFRCRRALATLFNAPGDPGRLTFHLNATHALNVAILGVLRPGDRVVRTAYDHNAVRRPVRALAGRGVHEMVLAGQTDGSVDLDEAERALRGARLLVIPHATNVLGTALPVTELAARAHAAGALVLVDAAQSAGHLPIDVQAMGIDLLAFTGHKGLLGPQGTGGLWVRDGVDLPPVFLGGTGGDSDAPDMPALFPDRLEAGSQNGPGIAGLLAGVEWLAERGVAAVHAREIELKLRLWDALDLIHGVTLLSPPAEDGVGIVTMNLAGVDAADLARRLDRDFGVLVRAGLHCSPEQHDAIGTGAVGAVRFSVGWATTEEEVDRAAAAVARIAGAEPQAPQAGS; encoded by the coding sequence ATGGACGACGGCGCGGTCTACCTGGACTACGCGGCGACCTCCGCCGTGCGCCCGGAGCCGGTGATCGCCGCCGTCACCGAGTACCTGCGCGGCATCGGCGCCACGCCGGGGAGGGCGGGGCACCGGCGGGCCGTGGAGGCGGGCCGCATCGTCTTCCGCTGCCGGCGCGCGCTCGCCACTCTCTTCAACGCGCCGGGCGATCCCGGCCGGCTGACCTTTCACCTGAACGCCACGCACGCGCTGAACGTCGCCATCCTGGGCGTCCTGCGCCCGGGCGACCGCGTGGTGCGCACCGCGTACGACCACAATGCGGTGCGCCGCCCCGTGCGTGCGCTGGCGGGCCGCGGCGTGCACGAGATGGTGCTCGCGGGGCAGACGGACGGGTCTGTCGATCTGGACGAGGCAGAACGTGCGCTGCGGGGCGCGCGGCTGCTGGTGATCCCCCACGCCACCAACGTGCTCGGCACCGCGCTTCCCGTGACCGAACTGGCGGCACGCGCGCATGCGGCCGGCGCGCTGGTCCTGGTGGACGCGGCGCAGTCCGCCGGGCACCTCCCGATCGATGTGCAGGCCATGGGCATCGACCTGCTGGCGTTCACGGGCCACAAGGGGCTGCTGGGGCCGCAGGGGACGGGCGGTTTGTGGGTGCGCGACGGGGTCGATCTTCCGCCCGTGTTCCTGGGAGGTACGGGTGGCGATTCCGATGCGCCCGACATGCCCGCGTTGTTCCCGGATCGGCTCGAAGCGGGCTCGCAGAACGGGCCAGGGATCGCGGGGCTGCTCGCGGGCGTGGAGTGGCTGGCGGAGCGCGGAGTCGCCGCCGTCCACGCGCGGGAGATCGAACTGAAGCTGCGGCTGTGGGATGCGCTGGACCTGATCCACGGCGTGACGCTGCTCAGTCCGCCGGCCGAGGACGGCGTGGGAATCGTGACGATGAACCTGGCGGGGGTGGACGCGGCGGATCTCGCGCGGCGGTTGGACCGCGACTTCGGCGTCCTGGTGCGCGCCGGGCTCCACTGCTCGCCGGAGCAGCACGACGCCATCGGGACCGGAGCGGTCGGCGCCGTGCGCTTCTCCGTCGGCTGGGCGACCACGGAAGAAGAGGTGGATCGCGCCGCCGCGGCCGTGGCGCGCATCGCCGGCGCGGAACCGCAAGCGCCGCAGGCGGGTAGCTGA
- a CDS encoding sigma-54 dependent transcriptional regulator encodes MARILVVDDEEGIRRVLHQLFEYEDHEVRSAGGGAEAIAIYQEFQPDVTFLDVKMARMDGLEALTKIREHDPAAVVIMISGHGTIDTAVEATRRGAFDFLEKPLDTDRLLLVLRNALQQQGLVQENARLRGEIESRHQIVGRSFSLRQVLDRVEKVAPTDARVLVTGENGTGKELVARAIHRLSPRADKAFIEVNCAAIPSELIESELFGHMKGSFTGAHEDRAGKFELADGGTLFLDEIGDMSLQAQAKVLRALQEGIVTRVGGAKPIQVDVRVLAATNKDLEEEIKGGRFREDLYYRLNVIPLHVPPLRERREDISMLVRHFVESYSREANLRPKPISDDALDRMQRMDWPGNVRELRNTVERLLILASGASITADDVELLVGGKMKGGALSGDLLGCATFAEFKEAAERAFIVQKLRENDWNVSETARILDMPRSNLYKKIERYELVREG; translated from the coding sequence ATGGCACGCATTCTGGTCGTCGACGACGAAGAAGGCATCCGGCGCGTCCTGCACCAGCTCTTCGAGTACGAGGACCACGAGGTGCGGTCCGCGGGGGGCGGCGCGGAGGCCATCGCCATCTACCAGGAGTTCCAGCCCGACGTCACCTTCCTCGACGTGAAGATGGCGCGGATGGACGGCCTTGAGGCGCTGACCAAAATCCGCGAGCACGACCCCGCGGCCGTGGTCATCATGATCAGCGGCCACGGAACCATCGACACCGCCGTCGAGGCCACCCGCCGCGGCGCCTTCGACTTCCTGGAAAAGCCACTGGACACCGACCGCCTGCTGCTGGTGCTGCGCAACGCGCTTCAGCAGCAGGGGCTGGTGCAGGAGAACGCGCGTCTTCGCGGGGAGATCGAGAGCCGCCACCAGATCGTGGGGCGCAGCTTTTCGCTGCGGCAGGTGCTGGACCGGGTGGAGAAGGTGGCGCCCACGGACGCGCGCGTGCTGGTGACGGGCGAGAACGGCACGGGCAAGGAGCTGGTGGCGCGCGCCATCCACCGGCTGAGCCCCCGCGCCGACAAGGCGTTCATCGAGGTGAACTGCGCGGCCATCCCCTCCGAGCTGATCGAGTCGGAGCTGTTCGGCCACATGAAGGGCTCGTTCACCGGCGCGCACGAGGACCGCGCGGGCAAGTTCGAGCTGGCGGACGGCGGCACGCTGTTCCTGGACGAGATCGGTGACATGTCGCTGCAGGCGCAGGCCAAGGTGCTGCGCGCGCTCCAGGAGGGCATCGTCACGCGGGTGGGCGGCGCCAAGCCCATCCAGGTGGACGTCCGCGTGCTGGCGGCCACCAACAAGGACCTGGAAGAGGAGATCAAGGGCGGCAGGTTCCGTGAAGACCTGTACTACCGGCTGAACGTCATTCCGCTACACGTTCCGCCACTGCGCGAACGGCGCGAAGACATCTCCATGCTGGTGCGGCACTTCGTGGAGTCGTACTCCCGCGAGGCCAACCTGCGCCCCAAGCCCATCAGCGACGACGCGCTGGACCGCATGCAGCGCATGGACTGGCCCGGCAACGTCCGCGAGCTGCGCAACACCGTGGAGCGCCTGCTGATCCTGGCCTCCGGCGCCTCCATCACGGCGGACGACGTGGAGCTGCTCGTCGGCGGCAAGATGAAGGGCGGCGCGCTCTCGGGCGACCTGCTGGGCTGCGCCACCTTCGCCGAGTTCAAGGAAGCGGCCGAGCGCGCGTTCATCGTGCAGAAGCTGCGCGAGAACGACTGGAACGTGTCGGAGACGGCCCGCATTCTCGACATGCCCCGCTCGAACCTGTACAAGAAGATCGAGCGGTACGAGCTGGTTCGCGAGGGATGA
- the dgt gene encoding dGTP triphosphohydrolase produces the protein MRPGQKSPKLRDVTWDQLLNCTRLGCETHPEWSDDSARNEYQRDFDRIAFSRAFRRLQGKTQVFPIPENDVVHNRLTHSIESSCVGRYLGGIVARQIGQPVELFSSVVSSACLAHDIGNPPFGHSGEAAIAGFFEHGDGAAYMKGMTQEERSDFTCFEGNAMALRMLCHSKPAKTSMLGGERLTYTTLAAFAKYPRVSHLKTVDHRRASQKKFGVFRSELRDFRNIAEQLHLSKPGSDDCWYRHPLAFLVEAADDICYKVADAEDGLKMNLMARDEIMPILRRIAETHFPKNEISRDLAQITAPVETIGYLRAKAMNSLIYQCAAEFCKNETDIMTAEYDAPLLESIESMSDLQQLTTLTAERLYLAPMVVQIEAAGYKVLPGLLDALLQAILNESGTTLGQKIAQNVPPEYRPAKDAQGHRAASIHETIMGIVEFVSGMTDKHAIWLFRILNGISLPGYP, from the coding sequence ATGCGCCCTGGTCAGAAATCCCCGAAGCTGCGTGACGTTACATGGGACCAACTGCTGAATTGCACACGCCTGGGTTGCGAAACCCACCCCGAGTGGTCTGATGATTCGGCGCGAAACGAGTACCAACGGGACTTCGATCGCATCGCCTTTTCCCGCGCGTTCAGACGGCTACAGGGTAAGACCCAGGTTTTCCCCATCCCTGAAAACGATGTCGTTCATAACCGCCTCACGCATAGCATCGAGAGTTCGTGCGTCGGCAGATACCTCGGCGGGATCGTGGCGCGTCAGATCGGCCAGCCAGTTGAACTTTTCTCTTCCGTCGTCAGTTCCGCGTGTCTCGCCCACGACATCGGCAATCCTCCGTTCGGTCATTCCGGAGAGGCGGCGATCGCCGGCTTCTTCGAACATGGCGATGGGGCAGCATACATGAAAGGGATGACGCAGGAGGAACGCTCGGACTTTACGTGCTTCGAAGGAAACGCAATGGCGCTACGGATGCTATGCCACAGCAAGCCGGCGAAGACATCGATGCTTGGCGGCGAACGCCTCACGTACACGACCCTGGCCGCTTTTGCGAAGTACCCGCGTGTGTCACACCTCAAAACCGTAGACCACCGCAGGGCGAGCCAGAAAAAATTCGGAGTGTTCCGCTCCGAGCTGCGGGATTTTCGCAATATCGCCGAGCAGCTTCATCTCTCGAAACCGGGGAGCGACGACTGCTGGTATCGACATCCGCTTGCATTCCTGGTAGAAGCGGCGGATGACATCTGCTACAAAGTAGCGGATGCGGAAGACGGTTTGAAGATGAACCTCATGGCGCGGGATGAAATCATGCCGATTCTCCGCCGAATCGCAGAAACGCACTTTCCGAAGAATGAAATCAGTCGGGACTTGGCCCAGATCACGGCTCCGGTCGAAACGATCGGGTATTTGCGCGCCAAGGCCATGAACAGCCTCATCTATCAATGCGCCGCGGAATTCTGCAAGAATGAAACCGACATCATGACCGCGGAGTATGACGCGCCCTTGCTCGAGTCCATCGAGTCGATGAGCGATCTCCAACAACTCACCACCCTTACAGCCGAGCGGCTTTACCTGGCTCCGATGGTTGTGCAGATCGAGGCCGCGGGATACAAGGTATTGCCTGGCCTGCTGGACGCTTTGCTGCAGGCGATCCTGAACGAATCCGGCACCACCCTGGGACAAAAAATCGCCCAGAACGTCCCACCGGAATATCGGCCTGCCAAAGACGCACAAGGTCACAGAGCAGCATCGATACACGAGACCATCATGGGGATCGTGGAATTCGTGTCGGGGATGACGGACAAACATGCCATCTGGCTGTTCCGCATTCTCAATGGCATTTCGCTCCCCGGTTACCCCTGA